Within Pelotomaculum schinkii, the genomic segment TTTTCCGGCAGTTCGGTAGCTACCGGTGTGATTATCAGAGACAGGATCAAGGCTGGAGCCATCAAGCTGGTCGCCAGGTTGCCCAGAGCTCCCACGAAATAATCAGCGCCGACGACGATAAGCGCCAGGCTCACCGCGATTTGGGACAGCATCACCCAAAGGGGCGGCTCCCCTTCTCTTTTCCAGAAATACAGCGGATCAATATCCAGCTCGGACAAAGTGTCCCCGTCCCCGAGGGTGATCTTAACATAAAAAATGTACCCCAGGAGCAGAATAACCGCTACCATAATCTTTAGGGGCTGGATGGGCAAAAAGGCCGCCGCCACCGCCAGGCTATAGAAGAAGATAAAATATTTCAGGTCCCTCATTAATATGGAACTTTTTACGTCTATACAGCGGCTTCCTCCGTCCCGGCAGTAGAACATCTTGGAGATCCCCACTACCCCGAAGGCCAGCGTGCTGAGCATGAACGGAGCTCCCAGAATAGCGCCAATACCCACCTCATGGGCGCTCCCGACCGGGCCGAACAGGATCGCGATGATCGGGACCATGGTTTCCGGCAGCGCCGTGCCGATCGCCGCCAGCACCGACCCTACAGCCCCTTCGGACAGGTTCAACTTTTTACCCAGCCACTCGATCCCGTTGGTGAAGGTTTTAGCCCCCAACAAGATGGCCAACAGACCTGCAGCCAGCACCATAATATTCACAACCATCTATGCTAACACCTCCTTTGCAAAATTTAAAAATAAAAAAACCTCCGCATTTCCACTGCTGAAAATTACGAAGGTCTTGCCATACCTTTGCAGACGCAAGAGCCGGGTGTTATCCAACACCGTACTGACGACCCCTGCTCCGGGATAAACCCGGTGGCTACTCCCCTTGTATCTGGTAAGATTGTCTATACACTATTATTGCCGCATTTTAAGGACAAGTCAAGAAGTATTTAACGAGACGGTATAAAATAGTTTACAAACAAAAACATTCATTCTGAATTGGCTTGATGTGGGTGCGATTTCAAATCACACTCGCACTGCAAGTAAGGGGTTTCTACTAATCCTTATATATACTATAATACTACTTTTCTCGGGGGTCATGTGCAAATGAATTCGCAACCACATTGACAATACAGCGTATATGCTTTCCCTGTCCGCTACCGCCCGGCGCCTGCACTGCTCCCGCTCAAGTAGCCGGTGGAGAAAGCGATTTGCAGGTTGAAGCCCCCAGTCAAAGCGTCTACATCGATGACCTCGCCGGCAAAATATAGCCCCCTGATTATTTTCGACTCCAGCGTGGAGGGGTTGATTTCTTTGACGCTAACCCCGCCGCCTGTCACAATAGCCTCGTTAAGCGACCGGGTACCGGTCACTGTCACCGCCAGGTTTTTCAGGGCGCTCACCAGCTCCTCCCGTTCGCCTCTGGTCACCTGGGCTCCCTGCCTGCCGCCGTCAACACCCGCCAGGACGGGTATAACCGGCGCCAGCCGTTGAGGGAGAATAACGCTCAGGGTGTTTTTCAGAGACCTGGCCGGGTTTTGCTGTAAATGATCCTGCAGGAGCTTATTGAGCCGTTCACCCGGCCAACCGGGTTTTAAATCAATTATTAAGTCCAACGGAAAACTGAAATGTTTGGTCAAAAAGCTGCTGAGGTTTAAAACTGCCGGACCGGACAGGCCGAAATGAGTGAAAAGAAGCTCACCGGACTGCTCCGCTTTGGCCCGGCCGCCAGCGGCCACGCGCAGCATCACATGATCCAGAGCCAGCCCCTGCAACTCCCGCACCCAGCCATCCCGTACTACCAGCGGCACCAGAGCGGGCCGTGGTCCAACAATGGTGTGCCCCAACCGGCGGGCAAACCGGTAGCCGTCCCCGCTTGAGCCGGTCTGTTGGTAAGAGGCGCCACCGGTAGCAACCAGCACGCTCCGGCTTTTTACCGTGCTGTTATCAGACAGAAGGGCGCCGGCGGCCTGCCCGTCCCTGGACAGCAACTGCCTCACCCCGGAATTATACCGGACTTCCACTCCGCTGTCCTGAAGGTGTTTTTGCAGGGCTTTAAGAACATCGCCGGACTGGCCGGAGGCGGGAAACACCCTGCCGCCCGCCTCTACCCTGGCTTGAAGGCCCAGAGTCTTGAAGAGCTGCACTAAATGGCGGCCGGCAAAAGCATTTAGAGCGCTGTATAAGAATTTCCCGTTCGTAACTATATTTCCGCTAAAAGCATCACCGTCGCTGTCGTTCGTAAAATTGCACCTGCCGCCGCCGGTGATTGCCAGCTTTTTGCCTAGCCTGTCATTCTTCTCCAGCAGAACAACCTTTAAACCCCTTCTGGCAGCAGTGGCCGCCCCCAACATACCGGCCGGTCCGCCGCCTATAACAACCAGGTCATACTCCACCGGCCTCACCCCCGGTAAGTTCCATTTTTTTCTTTCATTATAAACGCAAAAACGGCAAAAACAAAATATGCCGGAGAAACGCTGCAATACAACCAAAATAAAACCGGAGCATTAGATCCCTGGTACGTTGTTAATCCAGTGTCATTTGTTACAATATGTATAGGTATCAAAATAATGAGGGAAGGGTTGGGGATGTACGACCTGATCCAGGGTGTTACGGAGACGGAAAAATATTTTGGAGATAAGCTGGCTGTAGTCTACAAGTTTGGCTGGGGTATCAAAATTATAGGTTTCAAGTACGGTAACCATTTGGATCTTAGAGTACTGACCATAGGCAACAACCACAAACGAAAAGGGCTTGGTGAAGGGGCGCTAAGACAGCTCCGGCCCCGCTTCAAGACCATTACGGTAAACGAGATCTATGAGGAGGCGCTGCCCTTCTGGTTGAAAATGAAAGAACGCGGGTTGATTGACCACATAGGGACAGTCAAGCTAACCCGCGTCTACGATCATGTCGATGCTTAATCACTTCCCGGAGCCCGGACGGTAGGCCAGACCCTCCGCCAGCGCTACCAGGTCGCCCTTTTCATCCGTTACCTCCAGGCGGTATAAGCCGGTTTTCCTGGTCTGGTTTTCCTCGCGGGCAATTCCGGTAAGCAACGCGCCGCTGGTAGTGGCCTTTAGATAGTGTATGTTCACGTTGAGGCCCAGCGCTACGGGACCGTGCGAGTTGCTGGCCGCCGCGAATACCAGGTCCGCCAGGCCGAATACGGCGCTGCCGTGCGTAACCCCGGCGCCGTTTAAGAGCTCCGGGGTAACTTTCATGGTAGCGCGGGCGTAACCTTCCTTCATCTCAATAAGTTCAATTCCCAGGCGCCGGGCGAAGGCATCCTTGGCCAAGCGTTCCCTGCCCGTTTCAAAACTGTCTTTCGTCTTAACTCACACCTTCCAAATACACGCATCATTCTACCAGAAAAAGACCTTCTCATGAAGATCTCTTTTTATGGACATATTTATAGTAAACAAAGATAAACAACCCATACAGCGGCACCATCAACCACAGCTTGAGCCTTTCGTTAATGGGCAGGGCGAAAACTATGAAACCCAGAGCTATTACCGCCCAAACCGGCCAGCTCCATTTGGCAGCTTCTTTTTTTCCAACTTTTTTCAATTTCATCACCCGGTTTGAACTTCTACATTATTTGCAAAATTCCTCCAGGCCGATGGCTCATTAACCCTGTTTTTTCTTGTAATCTTCAATAGCGGTGTGCAGCGCATGGGCAGCCATGTTGGAACAATGCATTTTTTGTTCCGGAAGCCCGCCGAGCATGTCCGCTACCGCTACATCATCAACCTGCAGGGCTTCCTCGAGAGTCATCCCTATAACCATTTCTGTCAACATGCTGCTGGTGGCAATAGCGGCTCCGCAGCCAAAGGTTTTAAACTTGATGTCTTTAATTCTATTGTCTTCAACCTTAATCGTAATCTTCGTGGTATCGCCGCAAACAGCGTTCCCTACATCTCCAATACCGTCAGCGTCAGGGATTTCCCCCACATTGCGCGGATTAGTAAAATGGTCGATTACCTTCTCGGTATACATTATAGAGGCCCCCTCATTTATGAAGAAATTCAAAAATACCAATTGTACAGCCTTCCGTCTTGGCATATCGTAGCACGGCACTCGGGTATTGTCAATAACTGACTGCCATAGAGTCTAATAGCGAAAAATGACGGTCATATTGAAAAGATTAAGTCTATTTTTTCACCCTTTAGAATATATACTTTACAACCTTTGTAGCTAAAGCGGGTGATCCATTGAAAAAAGGATTTTTCACCTTTCGTGAATATATGAAAAAAGACGACCTGCTGACTGCATCCATGGAAGATTACCTGGAAATGATTTACCGGTTGTCCCAATATATTGGTTTCACCAGGATCCATGACCTGGCGGCGGCCCTAAACGTGCAACCTCCTTCCGCTACCAAAATGGTCCAAAAGCTTGCTGACGCAGGGGTTGTCAATTATGAGAAATACGGCATAGTATTATTAAACGATAAGGGTAAGGAAATAGGCGAAGCCCTACTGGAACGGCATCAGATTATCGAAGACTTTTTAAAGCTGTTGGGAATAACCGAAAACGTGCTTGAAGAAACCGAAAAAATCGAGCATACCATCAGTACTAAAACCCTGGAGTGTATAGCCGATTTTGTCCAATTCTTAAAAAACAGACCTGATTTAATCAAAGCATTTGAAACCTACAGAAAGAATAAATGGAAGTCCGAGTAAACTGGACTTCCATTTATTCTTTTCCCCTGAAAACATCCCTTTTGCTGTTCCTCACAGCCAGCTCTTTACGTTCCCTGGGATAGGAGTAATCCTGAATGAAACGCCCCAGCGAAACATTGGTGTCATCCTGGTCGGGAATGATTTGGCACCGATGTAACCACACCTCCCGTGGGCAGATATAGTAGTACCACACCAGGGTGCCACTAACGAGCAGTTCTTGGTTATCATCAATAGCTAATCACCACTTTGCAAACAGTTCTTTATTCATCTATTGTTACCCAAGTAGTATTACCGGTTGTTTTTGTAACAGTGTCAGCGCATCTGCCATAGTGAAATCCTTGCACACCGGCAATAAATCCCCGTTGTTTAATAATGAGCATTACTTTAAACAATTCCAGCATATCTTAATTTGTACATAATGTACATTTTATGTTAGGCTGGAGGTGAAAGGAGATTGACTATGCTGACGGAAGTTAGTTTTACTAATGCCCGAAAGACACTTAGTGAAATCTATGACGGTGTCTGGCACAGATATCATCCGGTTATTATCAACCGGCGTCAAAATGAAGAAGTCATCGTATTGCGGCGCGAATTGCAGCAGGATATTTTACAAGCCTATCACGTTAAGCCGGAGATTTTGCCGGAAGAGGACGGCTCTGTCACTGCTGCTTTAAACGAGTTAGACATCGCTGTTAACGCTTCGAATAAGGAAGCTGCGCTTGATGAACTAGCTAAGGAGCTAAAGCTTTACGCCAGGGATTACCTGGACCGGAGCCAACTCTTCTTAAACGCGCCCAACCGCAAAGGGCATTTCCATATGTCTTGCGGGTAACGCTTTGTAACGACGACAGTGAGATCAGATCTCTACTGGAGCTAGAGTAAATGCCTCCTAAATTTGCAGATTTAAAACGATATTGCGACAACAACGGCTGGACTCTGCTCAGGGACACAGACCACTGGTATTATGAAAAGGTGCTGACAAATGGTGATATCCTTCGCACAAGGGTCAGCCATGCACTTAGTAAAGAGCTCCCGGACAACTTATGGCGGAAAATTTTAAAACAGCAACTAAGGGTTACGGAAGAAGAGTTTTGGTAACAATTAGGTATTTACATTCCACTATGGTTCAATCTCAACCATGACCAGGGTGGTCGGTTACTTCACCGAGCCGATTTACATTCCACTATGGTTCAATCTCAACTTTGTCATAAATATCACTCGCTTTCATATCATAGATATTTACATTCCACTATGGTTCAATCTCAACTGAACACTACGACGTATATAATGTAACTTATCACAGATTTACATTCCACTATGGTTCAATCTCAACAGTAGTTCTGCATAGTTGGAGATTAGTTTTAATCCTATTTACATTCCACTATGGTTCAATCTCAACCCGGTGCAATGCGAGAGTAACCCGGAGATACAGATTTACATTCCACTATGGTTCAATCTCAACCGCAGACATGCAAGACATACGAAATGAGCTTGCCCCGTTAAAATAGACACGGGAAATGGCGGGTTTTCTCCTGTTTTCATAGGATTTCGAAAAAAGAGCCGTGGCCGCCCTTGACATGGAGCCTCGCACCCGTGTTGCCAAGGGCCAAGGGGCCAGTATCGCTTTGCTTATGGCCCTTGCCAATCAAGGCTAACACGGGCATTCTCCATGTAAAGGGTCTTCGCTTCGCTACGATGAACGGCCACTTACGCTGCTGTTTTAAAGGATTGTTCGTATTCGACTGGCGACATATATCCAAGGGCTGAATGCAGCCGAACCCGGTTGTAAAAGACTTCAATATATTCAAAGATGGCTTGACGGGCTTCAGCTCTTGTTTTAAATCGGGTACCATAAATCAGTTCCCTCTTCAGGGTTCCAAAGAACGATTCCATACAGGCGTTGTCATAACAATTACCTTTGCGGCTCATACTGGCGTTCATTTCGTAGTCCTTTAAAGCTTGCTGGTATTCATGGCTGGCATAATCGACTAAAGAAAAGGAATTGCTCCCTTTCCCTCGTCTAAGAACCGTACGTGAGAGTTTCCCGCTCATACGGCTCAAGCATTTCTTCACCATTTCTGGCGGCAACCAGTGATTTCAGTTTCATTTTCCTTTTCACGAAATACTCTTCGTGTATAAAGGGATTTTTAGAAATCTGCAATTTAGGGTGGCGGATGATCTTTATTCTTCTCAGGTTGATAAGACTGTACTCATCTGTCATAAACAACCATCTTTTCCCATTCTTTTCATGCCAATATTTGTTCAATCTCCACCATTTACTTTTGTTTGGGTGTCGGTGTTTTGCCCATTGTTGTAATAAAAGATATAGTGTGTTATTGACGCAAGAAAAGGCTTGACTTGCCACAACATGTCTGTGATAGTTTGTCCATCCTCTAATCACTTGATTTAACCTTCGGATGAGTTCGGATTGACATCTGCCTTTCCTTCTTTCAGGATGATAGAAGCACATTTCTTTGTCAGGGTTTTGATGGAATTCTTTGATGGTTTGACAATTAATTTTCCCTTGAACTTTCGAAATGTCCAACCAAGAAAGTCGAATCCATCGTCTATATGCGTAATCCTTGTTTTCTCTTCGGATAATGTAATTTTGCAGAATCTTTGTCCTAGCGATTTGCACAATAATTAGGCTTAAAATTTCTATTCAAACTGCAAAATTTGCACAATTTTTGTTTGGAAAAACTTAAAAATTGCACAATATATGTTTTGCAAAATGTATGAGTTAAGGAAAAGGCCGGCCAACGACCGACCCGAAATAGGATAATGGTTACATGCCTAATTCAACAGCAGCCTGCCTCACAGCCTCCTCATCAATATATTTAAGCAACTTCTGACAGCCAAAGATTAAGCTGGTAGTAGCAAGGTTGTTAATTAAGCGGGGCCAGCCCCGGCTCACTGTAGCAATAGCTTCTACGGCAGTGTCTGAAAAGATCGGGTAGTTGGAGCCGGCTAGGCGCATATGGTTCTCCAAGTAATTTTTTGTTTCCTCTTTTGTCAAGGGAGCCATCTTGTAGCGCATAATTAACCTTTGATTTAAAGGTTGGTTATGGGTCAACGACATTTTAATTGCCAGAGCAGGCATTCCACAGAGTACCAATACAAATGGGTTTTCAGAGTCCATCGAAAAATTGAACAACAAATGGAGGTCACTGAAAAACTTCGTACTGGCCAACTGCAGTTCGTCCAGAATAATAACAGGAACAACTTTCTTGCCGGAATAGTTGTTTTGGATAGCCTCCTGAATTTGATTGAACAAATCCACTTTGCGGAAAGCAGGTTCAAGACCCAGGCTAAAAGCCAGCCCCCTGTAGAAATCCGTAACAGTAACCGTAGAAAGCGGGAAGTAGGCCACCCGGTAGAGAGAGGGATTGAGGGAAACCACAAAAGTACGCAGACCGGAAGTTTTGCCGGAACCGGGTTCGCCCACCACCATGCCGATACCACGGCTGTGTTTTAGATAATTTAGCCGGGCCAGAAGTTCCTGGTGGGAAGATGACAGGTACATCTCCTCTGCTTTGATATCTTTCGCAAAAGGTCTGGCAGCAAGGGAGTAGAAGGCGGTAAACATCATTTACCACTCTCCTTTTTTAAAAGGGCTTCATGAAAAGATAATACCTGGGGAGAAATATCATTTTCACTGCGGTTGCGCTTCATTCTGGCGTTATCCGCCAATTGAACCGGTAAACCCTTACCTACAAACTTGTCATTAGCATAAATCAATATCTTGCTTAAGTCGTTTGGTTCAAACCGCACCTCCACCTTCTGGCCGATTAGAGCGGGCGGCACTTCGAAGAGCCTACCCCCGATAGAGACGGTGGCATCATTGTGAACCCGGCGGGACTCCCTTTTTAAGAATAACTCCCGGACCAAATCCGGCTCCCGGGCGAACTTAACCTGGTTTACCAAGCTCAAGTACTTGTCGAGGGGAGACATACCCAGGGATGAGTGAACACGTCGATGGTAGTCTTCCTCCAGCCATTTTCCAAAAGCACGGTTCAATTCATCCAGGGATGTCACCGGATAAGACAGAAGTGGCAGGAAACGTTCTCTTACCGTACGAAAAATCCGTTCGATTTTCCCCTTGCTGGGTGCATCGAAAGGCTCGGTATGGGAAACCGTGGTACCCATTTGGGCACAGGCCCAGTGAAATAATTGAGAGCGGTAAACCTTACCGTTGTCCAGGTAAACAATCTTGGGTATACCCCGGCGAATAACCGCTTCGATATAGACTTTTTTCATGGCGTCGAAATTTTGTTCAAAAGAAAACTGGGCGAAAGTAACCAAACGGGAACAGTCATCAATAAAGGCAAAAAGATAAGTAGGCTTCTTCTTACCATTGACTATGACATAAGGGCCTGTCATCATATCGCCCTGCCACATCCGGTTTACCTCATCGTAGGCAAAGCGCTTGCGGTCCTTAACCACGACTTTATCCGCCAGGGGTTTGGCCAGATTTTTCTTCTTGAGAAAGCGGTAGACCGAATGGTAAGAAACCTCGGAGCGCAAGATTAGCCCTTCTTTGGCCATTTGGTCGTAAAGAAGCATAACGCTCAAGCCTGGGTTTTCATGCCTAAAAGCTATAATTTTCTCAGCAA encodes:
- a CDS encoding sodium:calcium antiporter; the encoded protein is MVVNIMVLAAGLLAILLGAKTFTNGIEWLGKKLNLSEGAVGSVLAAIGTALPETMVPIIAILFGPVGSAHEVGIGAILGAPFMLSTLAFGVVGISKMFYCRDGGSRCIDVKSSILMRDLKYFIFFYSLAVAAAFLPIQPLKIMVAVILLLGYIFYVKITLGDGDTLSELDIDPLYFWKREGEPPLWVMLSQIAVSLALIVVGADYFVGALGNLATSLMAPALILSLIITPVATELPEKFNSVIWVKGGKDTLAMGNITGAMVFQSTIIPIIGILFTPWIISPLAALSAGLALLSSLTIFLFVKRQKELKATVMFYPAAIYGIFLLLALTVVL
- a CDS encoding NAD(P)/FAD-dependent oxidoreductase, which produces MEYDLVVIGGGPAGMLGAATAARRGLKVVLLEKNDRLGKKLAITGGGRCNFTNDSDGDAFSGNIVTNGKFLYSALNAFAGRHLVQLFKTLGLQARVEAGGRVFPASGQSGDVLKALQKHLQDSGVEVRYNSGVRQLLSRDGQAAGALLSDNSTVKSRSVLVATGGASYQQTGSSGDGYRFARRLGHTIVGPRPALVPLVVRDGWVRELQGLALDHVMLRVAAGGRAKAEQSGELLFTHFGLSGPAVLNLSSFLTKHFSFPLDLIIDLKPGWPGERLNKLLQDHLQQNPARSLKNTLSVILPQRLAPVIPVLAGVDGGRQGAQVTRGEREELVSALKNLAVTVTGTRSLNEAIVTGGGVSVKEINPSTLESKIIRGLYFAGEVIDVDALTGGFNLQIAFSTGYLSGSSAGAGR
- a CDS encoding PaaI family thioesterase, translated to MAKDAFARRLGIELIEMKEGYARATMKVTPELLNGAGVTHGSAVFGLADLVFAAASNSHGPVALGLNVNIHYLKATTSGALLTGIAREENQTRKTGLYRLEVTDEKGDLVALAEGLAYRPGSGK
- the nifU gene encoding Fe-S cluster assembly scaffold protein NifU; its protein translation is MYTEKVIDHFTNPRNVGEIPDADGIGDVGNAVCGDTTKITIKVEDNRIKDIKFKTFGCGAAIATSSMLTEMVIGMTLEEALQVDDVAVADMLGGLPEQKMHCSNMAAHALHTAIEDYKKKQG
- the mntR gene encoding transcriptional regulator MntR, which encodes MKKDDLLTASMEDYLEMIYRLSQYIGFTRIHDLAAALNVQPPSATKMVQKLADAGVVNYEKYGIVLLNDKGKEIGEALLERHQIIEDFLKLLGITENVLEETEKIEHTISTKTLECIADFVQFLKNRPDLIKAFETYRKNKWKSE
- a CDS encoding Dna2/Cas4 domain-containing protein, whose product is MWYYYICPREVWLHRCQIIPDQDDTNVSLGRFIQDYSYPRERKELAVRNSKRDVFRGKE
- a CDS encoding exoribonuclease R, producing MLTEVSFTNARKTLSEIYDGVWHRYHPVIINRRQNEEVIVLRRELQQDILQAYHVKPEILPEEDGSVTAALNELDIAVNASNKEAALDELAKELKLYARDYLDRSQLFLNAPNRKGHFHMSCG
- a CDS encoding ExeA family protein, translated to MMFTAFYSLAARPFAKDIKAEEMYLSSSHQELLARLNYLKHSRGIGMVVGEPGSGKTSGLRTFVVSLNPSLYRVAYFPLSTVTVTDFYRGLAFSLGLEPAFRKVDLFNQIQEAIQNNYSGKKVVPVIILDELQLASTKFFSDLHLLFNFSMDSENPFVLVLCGMPALAIKMSLTHNQPLNQRLIMRYKMAPLTKEETKNYLENHMRLAGSNYPIFSDTAVEAIATVSRGWPRLINNLATTSLIFGCQKLLKYIDEEAVRQAAVELGM
- a CDS encoding DDE-type integrase/transposase/recombinase, producing MTEEQKMEVALFRFGLIAPLLNNQVDNPKVYLEKVSALVYDVPYYGRKEFCDKTFRRWLLDYRKDNLEGLKPQNRKDKGQSRVISEDLAEKIIAFRHENPGLSVMLLYDQMAKEGLILRSEVSYHSVYRFLKKKNLAKPLADKVVVKDRKRFAYDEVNRMWQGDMMTGPYVIVNGKKKPTYLFAFIDDCSRLVTFAQFSFEQNFDAMKKVYIEAVIRRGIPKIVYLDNGKVYRSQLFHWACAQMGTTVSHTEPFDAPSKGKIERIFRTVRERFLPLLSYPVTSLDELNRAFGKWLEEDYHRRVHSSLGMSPLDKYLSLVNQVKFAREPDLVRELFLKRESRRVHNDATVSIGGRLFEVPPALIGQKVEVRFEPNDLSKILIYANDKFVGKGLPVQLADNARMKRNRSENDISPQVLSFHEALLKKESGK